In Topomyia yanbarensis strain Yona2022 chromosome 2, ASM3024719v1, whole genome shotgun sequence, one DNA window encodes the following:
- the LOC131686245 gene encoding proteasome maturation protein isoform X2: MPDSFKEFTGHVAPLDESCAAQLQTVHPLKTSELSYEQRRQNLNLQMLRNREGLAAPLKLTMELKSMARVGHLPFLPSTNVGRDVLTGRDELIDFTDIFNLEENTEFLRQPHAVMEKIFGIH; the protein is encoded by the exons ATGCCTGACAGCTTCAAGGAGTTCACCGGACATGTTGCCCCACTGGATGAAAGCTGTGCCGCCCAGCTGCAAACAGTTCATCCCCTAAAAACATCGGAACTTAGT TATGAGCAGCGCCGACAGAACCTCAATTTACAAATGCTTCGCAATCGTGAAGGCCTAGCTGCTCCACTGAAGCTTACGATGGAACTCAAATCGATGGCTAGAGTGGGACATCTGCCCTTCTTGCCATCCACCAACGTGGGGCGGGATGTATTGACAGGGCGTGACGAGCTGATCGACTTTACCGATATCTTCAACCTAGAGGAAAACACGGAATTCCTGCGTCAACCACATGCTGTCATGGAGAAGATTTTCGGCATTCACTAA
- the LOC131686245 gene encoding proteasome maturation protein isoform X1 yields the protein MEASIKDVPQMPDSFKEFTGHVAPLDESCAAQLQTVHPLKTSELSYEQRRQNLNLQMLRNREGLAAPLKLTMELKSMARVGHLPFLPSTNVGRDVLTGRDELIDFTDIFNLEENTEFLRQPHAVMEKIFGIH from the exons ATG GAAGCTTCGATCAAAGATGTTCCACAAATGCCTGACAGCTTCAAGGAGTTCACCGGACATGTTGCCCCACTGGATGAAAGCTGTGCCGCCCAGCTGCAAACAGTTCATCCCCTAAAAACATCGGAACTTAGT TATGAGCAGCGCCGACAGAACCTCAATTTACAAATGCTTCGCAATCGTGAAGGCCTAGCTGCTCCACTGAAGCTTACGATGGAACTCAAATCGATGGCTAGAGTGGGACATCTGCCCTTCTTGCCATCCACCAACGTGGGGCGGGATGTATTGACAGGGCGTGACGAGCTGATCGACTTTACCGATATCTTCAACCTAGAGGAAAACACGGAATTCCTGCGTCAACCACATGCTGTCATGGAGAAGATTTTCGGCATTCACTAA
- the LOC131681440 gene encoding 2-oxo-4-hydroxy-4-carboxy-5-ureidoimidazoline decarboxylase-like — translation MRSKLSLEQLNALSPAEFHKLFENVVESWSEAAIFCSAMAPFKSFDSMITIFENYLQRLSSENKLRILRLHPDLAGKLLDTHQLTEESSYEQTCAGLDKLSANDKDRLTKLNEKYKEKFGFPFVVCVREASKFEAILKGITERINNSPDMELEIGINEVKKICRLRILQLVNNL, via the exons AT GCGATCAAAGCTCTCCTTAGAACAGTTGAATGCACTATCACCTGCGGAATTTCACAAACTATTCGAAAATGTCGTAGAGTCTTGGTCGGAAGCAGCAATTTTTTGCTCTGCAATGGCACCATTCAAAAGCTTCGACTCAATGAttacaattttcgaaaactATCTGCAACGATTGAGCAGTGAAAACAAGCTGCGCATTCTTCGGCTCCATCCCGATCTAGCGGGCAAATTGCTCGATACACACCAACTCACCGAAGAATCTAGCTACGAGCAAACATGCGCCGGACTGGACAAATTGTCTGCGAACGACAAGGATCGGTTAACTAAGCTGAATGAGAA ATATAAGGAGAAATTCGGATTTCCCTTCGTTGTCTGCGTACGTGAAGCATCCAAATTTGAAGCCATACTGAAAGGTATTACTGAGAGAATTAACAACAGTCCGGATATGGAACTTGAGATTGGCATAAATGAAGTGAAGAAGATCTGTAGGTTGAGAATCTTGCAGTTGGTTAATAATTTGTGA
- the LOC131686244 gene encoding transformer-2 protein homolog beta-like: MGRFRRDSTPNRHYDRRTERRRSRSTGKETSCDLLSESSTRNSYRPVVRTRGNCLGVFGISMNTTERDLHRIFSRYGEVERVSIVRHPKSGISRCFGFVYMLDQRDANRAKEQCDGMRFDERQLRVDFSKTDRPHSPTPGRYKGSPHKRERPLERFSRREKRHKSRSPTPRSRHHRSRHMRSRS, from the exons ATG GGCCGTTTTCGTCGGGATAGTACTCCCAACCGGCATTATGACCGCCGCACGGAAAGACGCCGGAGTCGTTCCACCGGTAAGGAAACTTCGTGTGACTTGCTTTCCGAGAGCTCTACTCGTAACTCGTATCGGCCGGTAGTCCGAACACGCGGGAATTGCTTGGGAGTATTTGGAATCAGCATGAACACCACGGAACGAGACTTGCATCGTATCTTCAGTCGCTACGGTGAAGTTGAGCGGGTTTCAATTGTACGGCATCCGAAGTCGGGGATCTCGAGATGTTTTGGATTTGTATATATGCTGGACCAGCGGGATGCAAACAGGGCCAAGGAGCAATGTGATGGCATGCGTTTCGATGAGCGACAGCTACGGGTGGACTTCTCAAAAACAGATAGGCCGCACTCACCAACTCCGGGTCGGTACAAGGGGAGCCCGCACAAACG ggaACGACCACTGGAAAG ATTTTCAAGACGTGAAAAGCGACATAAATCTCGGTCGCCAACTCCTCGTTCCAGGCATCACCGTTCTCGACACATGCGTTCCAGATCGTaa